In Sphingomonas oryzagri, the genomic stretch CGAGGAACTGGTCGATCCGCCCGAGGCGCCGCCGACGCGGCCCGCCAAGCCTCTGCTGACACGCGACTATTTCCGCGTCGAGGACGTACGCGGACGCCGCTTCTGGCTGTTCCGCCACGGCCTCTACGAACGCGAGACGGACAGCCCCGACTGGTACGTCCACGGGCTGTTCGCGTGAGTGCGGAGCCGCAATTCGTCGAGCTGCTGGCGGCGACCAACTATTCCTTCCTGCGCGGCGCGAACCACGCGGCGGACATGGTGATGCACGCCATCGATCTCGGCCACGCCGGCATCGGTATCGCCGATCGCAACACGGTGGCCGGCGTGGTGAAGGCCTATATCGCCCTCAACGAAGCCCGCGCGCAAAAGCTCGTCGGCCCGGACTTCCGCCTCGTCGTCGGCGCCCGCCTCGCCTTCGTGGACGGCACGCCCGACATCGTCGCCTATCCGGTCGATCGTGCCGGCTGGGGGCGGCTCACCCGCCTGCTCACGCTCGGCAACCGCCGCGCCGACAAGAGCGAGTGCGTGCTCCACCTCGCCGACCTGATCGACCATGCGCAAGGCCTGCTGCTGATCGCGGTGGCGGACGAGACCCACGAATTCCTGCTGCGCCGCCTCGCCCGGCACGCCCCGCTCTGGATCGCCGCGATCATGAGCCGGCAGGGCGACGACCACCGCCGCCTCGCCCGGCTGGCCGACCTGTCGCGCCGTACCGGCCTGCCCCTCCTCGCCACCTGCGACGCGCTCTACGCCAACCCGGCGCAACGCCCGCTCCACGACGTCATCACCTGCATCCGCGAGGGCACCACGCTGGCGGACGCGGGCCAGCGCCTGCTCGCGAATGCGGAACGCCATCTGAAGGACGCGAAGGAGATGGCGCGCCTGTTCCGGCAGGCGCCCAGCGCGGTGACGGCCTGGGCGGACGTGCTGGATCGGATCGCGTTCACGCTCGACGACCTGAAATACGAATATCCTCATGAGCCGGTGCCGGAAGGGTGGGATCCGATGGCCTGGCTGGAGCATGAAACACTGCGGCTGGCGCGCGAGGATCGCTATCCCGACGGCATTCCGGACAAGGTGCAGCAGGCACTCGACAGCGAGTTCGCGATCATCCGCGAACGCGGCTACGCGTATTACTTCCTCACCGTGTATGAGGCGGTGAAGTTCGCACGATCGCTGCGGCCACCGATCCTGTGCCAGGGACGTGGTTCGGCCGCCAATTCGGCTGTCTGCTACTGCCTGGGCATCACTTCCGTCGATCCGGGGGAGTTCAAGCTGCTCTTCTCGCGTTTCGTGTCGTCGGAGCGGGACGAGCCGCCCGATATCGACGTCGATTTCGAGCATGAGCGACGCGAGGAGGTGATCCAGCACATCTACGAACGCTATGGCCGGGAACGCGCCGGCATTGCCGCCACCGTCATCCACTATCGTCCGCGCAGCGCGGTGCGCGAGGTCGGCAAGGTGATGGGCATCTCCGAGGACGTCACCGCTCGTCTCACCAGCACGGTGTGGGGCAGCTTCGCCGATCGCATGGAGACGCGCCGCTTCACCGATGCCGGCTTCGATCTGGAGGTGGCGGATCTGGAGCGGCTGCGCTGGCTGGTCGACCAGCTGCTCACCTTCCCGCGCCATCTGGGGCAGCATGTCGGCGGCTTCGTGCTGACGCAGGACCGGCTCGACGAGACGGTGCCGATCCACAATGCCGCGATGGAGGACCGGACCTTCATCGAATGGGACAAGGACGACATCGACGCGCTGGGGCTGATGAAGGTCGATGTGCTGGCGCTCGGCATGCTCACCTGCATCCGCAAGGCGTTCGAGATGATGACGAGCGCGGGGATGGACGATCTGGCCCTCGCGACCGTCCCGACGCACCGGCCCGAAGTCTATGCCATGCTGACCGCCGGCGACAGTATCGGCGTGTTCCAGGTCGAAAGCCGGGCGCAGATCAACATGCTGCCGCGTCTCCAGCCGGACAAATTCTACGATCTCGCCGTGCAGGTGGCGATCGTGCGGCCCGGCCCGATCGAGGGCGACATGGTGCATCCCTATCTGCGCCGGCGGGAGGAATTCCGCCTGACCGGCAAGCAGCCTGAATTTCCCCGGCCCGGCCCGCAACACGATCCCGACGAGCTTCGCGACGTGCTGGGCGACACGTTCGGAGTACCGTTGTTTCAGGAACAGGCGATGAAGCTCGCCATCATCGCCGCCGGTTTTACGGGTGACGAAGCCAACCAGCTGCGCCGCGCCATGGCGACCTTCCGCAATGTCGGCACGATCGGCCATTTCGAGGCCAAGATGGTCGGCGGCATGGTCTCGCGCGGCTATGACGAGGAGTTCGCGCGGCGCTGCTACGCCCAGATCAAGGGCTTCGGCAGCTACGGCTTTCCGGAAAGCCACGCCATTTCCTTCGCGCTGCTCGTCTATGTGTCGGCCTGGCTGAAGGCGACGCACCCCGCCGTCTTCGCCGCCGCCCTGCTCAACTCGCAGCCGATGGGCTTCTACGCGCCCGCGCAGATCGTGCGCGACGCGGCCGAGCATGGCGTCGCGATCCTCGCCATCGACGTGAATCTGAGCGGATGGGACAATGCGGTGGAGGCTGGGGCGACCGACGGCGCGGTCCACAAGCGCTGGGGCTGGGGCGTCGCCGAACATCGCAGGGACAAGGGGTTCGGCCTGCGGCTCGGCTTCCGCCAGATCGACGGTTTCCAGGAAGCATGGGGCCACGCCATCGCCGCCGAGCGGCAGGCCGGCGGGCCGTTCGAGACCATCGAGGATATCGGCCGCCGGGTCCGCGTGCCGGTGAAGGACAGCGAGGCCACGACGCCGCTCCCTGCCCGCGCGCTGCGCCTGCTCGCCGATGCGGACGCCTGCGGATCGCTCGCCATGGGCCGGCGGCAGGCGGCGTGGGAGGTCAGGCGGATGCCCGGCGCGGTCGAGCTGCCGCTGTTCGCCGCCGCCCGCGCCCGCGAACTCGCCGCCGAACCCGATGCGAAA encodes the following:
- a CDS encoding error-prone DNA polymerase, yielding MSAEPQFVELLAATNYSFLRGANHAADMVMHAIDLGHAGIGIADRNTVAGVVKAYIALNEARAQKLVGPDFRLVVGARLAFVDGTPDIVAYPVDRAGWGRLTRLLTLGNRRADKSECVLHLADLIDHAQGLLLIAVADETHEFLLRRLARHAPLWIAAIMSRQGDDHRRLARLADLSRRTGLPLLATCDALYANPAQRPLHDVITCIREGTTLADAGQRLLANAERHLKDAKEMARLFRQAPSAVTAWADVLDRIAFTLDDLKYEYPHEPVPEGWDPMAWLEHETLRLAREDRYPDGIPDKVQQALDSEFAIIRERGYAYYFLTVYEAVKFARSLRPPILCQGRGSAANSAVCYCLGITSVDPGEFKLLFSRFVSSERDEPPDIDVDFEHERREEVIQHIYERYGRERAGIAATVIHYRPRSAVREVGKVMGISEDVTARLTSTVWGSFADRMETRRFTDAGFDLEVADLERLRWLVDQLLTFPRHLGQHVGGFVLTQDRLDETVPIHNAAMEDRTFIEWDKDDIDALGLMKVDVLALGMLTCIRKAFEMMTSAGMDDLALATVPTHRPEVYAMLTAGDSIGVFQVESRAQINMLPRLQPDKFYDLAVQVAIVRPGPIEGDMVHPYLRRREEFRLTGKQPEFPRPGPQHDPDELRDVLGDTFGVPLFQEQAMKLAIIAAGFTGDEANQLRRAMATFRNVGTIGHFEAKMVGGMVSRGYDEEFARRCYAQIKGFGSYGFPESHAISFALLVYVSAWLKATHPAVFAAALLNSQPMGFYAPAQIVRDAAEHGVAILAIDVNLSGWDNAVEAGATDGAVHKRWGWGVAEHRRDKGFGLRLGFRQIDGFQEAWGHAIAAERQAGGPFETIEDIGRRVRVPVKDSEATTPLPARALRLLADADACGSLAMGRRQAAWEVRRMPGAVELPLFAAARARELAAEPDAKLPAMPLSEEVTADYQTTRLSLKQHPIHFLRATLRRERIVSAEELLLVPNGSRAKVAGVVLVRQRPGKGNAIFATLEDETGIVNILLWARMLDRYRRALMASRLMEAHGVVQKSKEGVIHMMADRIVDRTALLERLGEEGPPPVTLSRADVVAHPQVPRGRHPRDVRILPKSRDFH